Proteins co-encoded in one Cupriavidus taiwanensis genomic window:
- a CDS encoding efflux transporter outer membrane subunit: MRPRRAWAACLCACLSACTTVGPDYRVPDRAAVREAAANGPLQAAQAPHVALAPVPDDWWSLYDDERLDRLVTQALAANTDIRAAGANLRRALALLHEVEAENLPQGSAGAGVSRAQLSGESFLQQAQPPVFNLGDVGLGASYLIDFFGKLARADEAALAGAQASEATLDLVRVTVAAQTVRAYVQGCAATHDLHAATQQLALQQRTLDATRRVHAAGRAGPAEVARERARTEALRAALPPLQAARSAARYRLAMLLGQAPAALPEADVACEAEPVLRAPLPVGDGAALLRRRPDVRQAERELAAATARIGVATADLYPSIRIGASAGLTGVLSHLGSGPTARWSLGPLLSWSWPTNGVRHRIHGLEADADAALARFDGVVLRALQETETALAAYRRELERHAALHAAAEHAAQAARQQRRLWAAGRLPYLAQLDAERDLAAAEAILATSAGAVAARQVDLFLALGGGWQSARSLAAAPRIDNEKND; this comes from the coding sequence GTGAGGCCGCGCCGTGCCTGGGCGGCGTGCCTGTGCGCATGCCTGAGCGCCTGCACCACGGTGGGACCGGACTATCGCGTGCCCGATCGCGCGGCGGTGCGCGAGGCCGCGGCCAATGGGCCGTTGCAGGCAGCACAGGCACCGCACGTGGCGCTCGCTCCCGTGCCCGACGACTGGTGGAGCCTCTATGACGACGAACGGCTCGACCGGCTGGTCACGCAGGCGCTGGCGGCAAACACCGACATCCGCGCGGCCGGCGCCAACCTGCGTCGCGCGCTGGCGCTGCTGCACGAAGTCGAAGCCGAAAACCTGCCGCAGGGCAGCGCCGGCGCCGGCGTGTCGCGCGCGCAGTTGTCGGGGGAGAGTTTCTTGCAGCAGGCCCAGCCACCGGTGTTCAACCTGGGCGACGTGGGCCTGGGCGCTTCCTACCTGATCGACTTCTTCGGCAAGCTGGCGCGCGCCGACGAGGCCGCGCTGGCCGGTGCGCAGGCCAGCGAGGCGACACTGGACCTGGTGCGCGTCACCGTGGCGGCGCAGACCGTGCGCGCCTACGTGCAAGGTTGCGCCGCCACGCATGACCTGCACGCAGCCACGCAACAATTGGCGCTGCAGCAGCGCACGCTGGATGCCACCCGCCGCGTGCACGCAGCGGGCCGCGCCGGGCCCGCCGAGGTGGCGCGCGAACGTGCCCGCACCGAAGCGCTGCGCGCCGCCCTGCCCCCGCTGCAGGCTGCGCGCAGTGCGGCGCGATACCGGCTGGCGATGTTGCTGGGCCAGGCGCCAGCGGCGCTGCCGGAGGCCGATGTGGCCTGCGAGGCCGAGCCCGTGCTGCGCGCGCCGCTGCCGGTCGGCGACGGCGCCGCGCTGCTGCGCCGGCGGCCCGATGTGCGTCAGGCCGAGCGCGAACTCGCCGCCGCCACCGCGCGCATCGGCGTGGCCACGGCAGACCTGTATCCATCGATCCGCATCGGTGCCAGCGCCGGACTGACCGGCGTGCTGAGCCACCTTGGCAGCGGGCCCACGGCGCGCTGGAGCCTGGGGCCGCTGCTGAGCTGGAGCTGGCCCACCAATGGCGTGCGGCATCGCATCCATGGCCTCGAAGCCGATGCGGATGCCGCCCTGGCGCGCTTCGACGGCGTGGTGCTGCGCGCGCTGCAGGAAACCGAGACCGCGCTGGCGGCCTACCGGCGTGAACTGGAACGCCACGCGGCCCTGCATGCCGCCGCAGAGCACGCCGCACAGGCCGCGCGGCAGCAGCGCCGGCTATGGGCGGCGGGGCGCTTGCCCTATCTGGCGCAGCTCGACGCCGAGCGCGACCTCGCCGCCGCCGAGGCGATCCTGGCGACCTCCGCAGGCGCGGTTGCCGCGCGGCAGGTCGACCTGTTCCTGGCC
- a CDS encoding efflux RND transporter periplasmic adaptor subunit, which produces MTFRLRPLLPVLPTLLAAIAALLVLRHLWDYYTAAPWTRDGHVRADIVQVAPDVSGLVTRVLARDNQYVERGEVLFEIDRDRYALALQQAQATLATQRAALAQARREAARNRELDGVVAAEVAEQGRARVEQGQAALAQAEAAVRLARLNLQRTSVRSPVAGYLNDRLPRLGDYVSTGRPVLSMVDAGSFHVEGYFEETRLHRIHVGSTVDVHIMGEPRHLRGHVQSIAAGIEDRDRSAGSNLLPNVNPTFNWVRLAQRVPVRIVLEDVPADVRLVSGRTATVAVRETSADGGAARSAGPRS; this is translated from the coding sequence ATGACCTTCCGACTCCGACCCTTGCTTCCGGTGCTGCCGACTCTGCTGGCCGCCATTGCCGCGCTGCTGGTGCTGCGCCACCTGTGGGACTACTACACTGCTGCGCCCTGGACCCGCGACGGCCATGTGCGTGCCGACATCGTCCAGGTGGCGCCAGATGTCTCGGGGCTGGTCACGCGCGTGCTGGCGCGCGACAACCAGTACGTCGAGCGCGGCGAAGTCCTGTTCGAGATCGACCGTGACCGCTACGCGCTTGCCCTGCAGCAGGCGCAGGCAACGCTTGCGACCCAGCGTGCCGCGCTGGCGCAGGCGCGCCGCGAAGCCGCGCGCAACCGCGAACTGGACGGCGTGGTCGCCGCCGAAGTCGCGGAACAGGGGCGTGCGCGCGTGGAGCAAGGCCAGGCCGCGCTGGCGCAGGCCGAGGCCGCGGTCCGGCTGGCCCGGCTGAACCTGCAGCGCACCAGCGTGCGCAGCCCGGTGGCGGGCTATCTCAACGACCGGCTGCCGCGCCTGGGCGACTACGTGTCGACCGGGCGGCCGGTGCTGTCGATGGTCGATGCCGGATCCTTCCACGTGGAAGGGTATTTCGAGGAAACCAGGCTGCACCGCATCCATGTCGGCAGCACGGTCGACGTGCATATCATGGGCGAGCCCCGCCACCTGCGCGGCCATGTGCAGAGCATCGCCGCCGGCATCGAAGACCGCGACCGCAGCGCGGGTTCCAACCTGCTGCCCAACGTCAATCCCACCTTCAACTGGGTCCGGCTGGCGCAGCGCGTGCCGGTGCGCATCGTGCTGGAAGACGTGCCCGCCGACGTGCGCCTGGTGTCGGGGCGAACCGCCACCGTGGCGGTGCGCGAAACGTCGGCAGACGGGGGCGCCGCGCGCAGCGCGGGGCCGCGATCGTGA
- a CDS encoding DUF1656 domain-containing protein, producing MLSEIDLYGVFVPGVLVLAVLAFAVATAIRMVLAALGCYRHIWHRSLFNLSLYVIVLGAVAAVFAALPGLPS from the coding sequence ATGCTTAGTGAAATCGACCTCTACGGCGTGTTCGTCCCCGGCGTGCTGGTGCTGGCCGTGCTCGCCTTTGCCGTGGCCACGGCAATCCGCATGGTGCTCGCCGCACTCGGCTGCTACCGCCATATCTGGCACCGCTCGCTGTTCAACCTTTCCCTCTATGTGATCGTCCTGGGCGCCGTCGCCGCCGTGTTTGCCGCGCTGCCCGGACTGCCATCATGA
- a CDS encoding FUSC family protein codes for MASWPNARQWLFSLKAFAAAMLALYIALALGLARPYWAMATVYFVSHPLTGATRSKAAYRVAGTVLGATAAVATVPQLVNMPIMLMGAIALWISVLVYLSLLQRTPRSYVCLLAAYTLPIVALPAVSQPAQIFDIAVARIEEIVIGIVCAGLVGSVVLPAKVALALRARAETWLADAAAWASDLLLGSPRADHSRHRLAADILQLDQLISQLAYDTEGSHTLRHARALRRRMTMLMPLLSSLDSVLQALRCHPGGIPADLRAALAATAAWLAGDAATAPAAAHAGLGRASGPGPGGWHERLAATALDQLQRLCALYGECRALQQGIGDHRAGTPLPRGEAGTEAAGLHHDHGMLLFGAVSSGLAVFCAGLLWILSGWEDGAGAVVVASIACCFFAAVDEPRRMAGAFVRWSAICLLISSGYLFLVVPHAHTFEALAALLALPYLGIGLLISRPGFQLIAMLLSVNTAAFANVQAVFDADFLAFFNTCLASAVAMLFAPLWSVAARPFGARAAARRLVRASWHDLAQAATMRASDGDARLGARMLDRLGQLVPRLGAAGDPLSADGFHALQVGYCALALHQALPELPPPARKLVRRVLAAVARHFRAQLRAGRRVPAPAGLGAAVDEAMAAVAASGHAGQRGTLGALVVLQVTLLPLLAMSPSR; via the coding sequence ATGGCTAGCTGGCCGAATGCACGACAGTGGCTGTTCTCGCTGAAGGCATTCGCCGCCGCGATGCTCGCGCTCTACATCGCGCTGGCGCTGGGCCTGGCGCGGCCGTACTGGGCCATGGCGACGGTGTACTTCGTCTCGCACCCGCTCACCGGCGCGACCCGGTCCAAGGCGGCGTATCGCGTCGCCGGCACCGTGCTGGGCGCGACCGCCGCGGTGGCGACGGTGCCGCAACTGGTCAATATGCCGATCATGCTGATGGGCGCGATCGCGCTGTGGATCAGCGTGCTGGTGTACCTGTCGCTGCTGCAGCGCACGCCGCGCAGCTACGTGTGCCTGCTGGCGGCCTACACGCTGCCGATCGTGGCCTTGCCGGCGGTGAGCCAGCCGGCGCAGATCTTCGATATCGCCGTGGCACGGATCGAGGAGATCGTGATCGGCATCGTCTGCGCCGGACTGGTGGGCTCGGTGGTGTTGCCGGCCAAGGTCGCCCTGGCGCTGCGCGCGCGTGCCGAGACCTGGCTGGCCGACGCCGCCGCGTGGGCCTCGGACCTCCTCCTTGGCAGCCCGCGCGCCGACCACAGCCGCCACCGGCTGGCCGCCGACATCCTGCAACTGGACCAGCTGATCAGCCAGCTGGCCTATGACACCGAAGGCAGCCACACACTGCGCCATGCGCGCGCGCTGCGCCGGCGCATGACCATGCTGATGCCGCTGCTGTCGTCGCTGGACAGCGTGCTGCAGGCGCTGCGCTGCCACCCCGGCGGCATCCCCGCGGACCTGCGCGCGGCGCTGGCGGCGACGGCCGCCTGGCTCGCCGGCGACGCCGCCACCGCGCCTGCCGCCGCGCACGCAGGCCTGGGGCGCGCTTCCGGGCCCGGCCCGGGCGGCTGGCATGAGCGCCTTGCCGCCACGGCGCTCGACCAGTTGCAGCGCCTCTGCGCCCTGTACGGCGAATGCCGCGCCCTGCAGCAAGGCATCGGCGACCACCGCGCCGGCACGCCGCTGCCGCGCGGCGAGGCCGGGACGGAAGCCGCGGGCCTTCACCATGACCACGGCATGCTGCTGTTCGGCGCCGTGTCGAGCGGACTGGCGGTGTTCTGCGCCGGGCTGCTGTGGATCTTGTCGGGCTGGGAGGATGGCGCGGGAGCGGTGGTGGTGGCTTCGATCGCGTGCTGCTTCTTTGCCGCGGTCGACGAGCCGCGGCGCATGGCCGGCGCCTTCGTGCGCTGGAGCGCGATCTGCCTGCTGATTTCGTCCGGCTACCTGTTCCTGGTGGTGCCGCATGCGCACACCTTCGAAGCGCTGGCCGCGCTGCTGGCGCTGCCCTATCTCGGCATCGGCCTGCTGATTTCGCGGCCGGGGTTCCAGCTGATCGCGATGCTGCTGTCGGTCAACACCGCCGCCTTCGCCAACGTGCAGGCGGTGTTCGACGCGGACTTCCTCGCGTTTTTCAATACCTGCCTGGCCAGCGCCGTGGCCATGCTGTTCGCGCCGCTGTGGTCGGTGGCGGCACGCCCGTTCGGCGCGCGCGCCGCGGCACGGCGGCTGGTGCGCGCCAGCTGGCACGATCTGGCGCAGGCCGCCACGATGCGCGCCAGCGATGGCGATGCGCGGCTGGGCGCGCGCATGCTGGACCGCCTGGGCCAGCTGGTGCCGCGCCTGGGCGCGGCCGGCGATCCCTTGTCCGCGGACGGCTTCCATGCGCTGCAGGTCGGCTATTGCGCGCTGGCGCTGCACCAGGCGCTGCCGGAGCTGCCGCCGCCGGCGCGCAAGCTGGTGCGCCGCGTGCTGGCCGCGGTGGCGCGGCATTTCCGCGCCCAGCTGCGCGCGGGCCGGCGCGTACCGGCACCGGCGGGCCTGGGCGCCGCCGTGGACGAGGCCATGGCAGCGGTGGCGGCGAGCGGCCACGCCGGCCAGCGCGGCACGCTGGGCGCGCTGGTGGTGCTGCAGGTCACGCTGCTCCCGCTGTTGGCCATGTCCCCGTCCCGCTGA
- a CDS encoding LysR family transcriptional regulator has product MPIDIRALRYFVETARLRSFTQAASSLFVTQSTISKMVRQLEDEVGQPLLIREGKSVRLTDVGRVVYERGQEALGVVHRLTLEVSDLSSLGRGQLTVGIPPMVNLFFSPAVSAFRQRYPNLSLTLDEHGGQVVEQLVASGELEVGATVLPGDSGLALETRQFGRHPIWAVGPRKAAWARGRTVSLAALRDEPLVMLTEDFSLTRKLRQAFLEARIEPRVVARSGHWDFLASMAAAGLGTTFLPQPLAERLQAQDTLAMARLTEPAVDWTMAHIWSPGRYLSHAARAWLAVCEEVLGNGRAG; this is encoded by the coding sequence ATGCCCATCGATATCCGCGCGCTGCGCTATTTCGTCGAGACCGCGCGGCTGCGCAGCTTTACCCAGGCCGCCTCGTCGCTGTTCGTGACCCAGTCGACCATCAGCAAGATGGTCCGCCAGCTCGAGGATGAAGTCGGCCAGCCGCTGCTGATCCGCGAAGGCAAGAGCGTGCGCCTGACCGATGTCGGCCGCGTGGTGTACGAGCGCGGCCAGGAGGCGCTGGGCGTGGTGCACCGGCTGACGCTGGAGGTCTCCGACCTGTCGTCGCTGGGGCGGGGGCAGCTGACGGTCGGCATCCCGCCGATGGTCAACCTGTTTTTCTCGCCGGCGGTCAGCGCGTTCCGGCAGCGCTATCCCAACCTGTCACTGACGCTGGACGAGCACGGCGGCCAGGTGGTGGAGCAACTGGTGGCCAGCGGCGAGCTCGAGGTGGGCGCCACGGTGCTGCCCGGCGACAGCGGCCTGGCGCTGGAAACGCGCCAGTTCGGCCGCCATCCGATCTGGGCGGTGGGGCCGCGCAAGGCGGCCTGGGCGCGCGGGCGCACGGTGTCGCTGGCGGCGCTGCGCGACGAGCCGCTGGTGATGCTGACCGAGGATTTCTCGCTGACGCGCAAGCTGCGCCAGGCCTTCCTGGAGGCCCGCATCGAGCCGCGCGTGGTGGCGCGCAGCGGGCACTGGGATTTCCTGGCGTCGATGGCGGCGGCGGGGCTGGGCACCACCTTCCTGCCCCAGCCGCTGGCCGAGCGCCTGCAGGCCCAGGACACACTGGCCATGGCGCGCCTGACCGAACCCGCGGTCGACTGGACCATGGCCCATATCTGGTCGCCGGGACGCTACCTGTCGCACGCCGCGCGGGCGTGGCTGGCGGTGTGCGAAGAGGTGCTGGGCAACGGGCGCGCGGGCTGA
- a CDS encoding GNAT family N-acetyltransferase — translation MPLQIRPEVPADADAIARLTTAAFLSAPHASQTEAFIVNALRRAGQLTVSLVAQDGDALVGHVAVSPVAISSGAPAWHGLGPLSVVPPRQGQGIGAQLVRAALAALRRQGAAGCVVLGEPAYYGRFGFAAQPGLVLPGVPPEYFQALAFDGAPAVGTVSYHDAFNATA, via the coding sequence ATGCCCCTGCAAATCCGCCCCGAGGTACCAGCCGATGCCGACGCCATCGCCCGGCTGACCACTGCCGCCTTCCTGAGCGCACCGCATGCCAGCCAGACCGAGGCGTTCATCGTCAATGCGCTGCGCCGGGCCGGCCAGCTGACGGTGTCGCTGGTGGCGCAGGACGGCGATGCGCTGGTCGGGCACGTTGCGGTCTCGCCGGTCGCGATATCTTCCGGCGCGCCCGCATGGCATGGACTGGGGCCGCTGTCGGTGGTGCCGCCGCGGCAGGGGCAGGGCATCGGCGCGCAACTGGTGCGCGCCGCGCTGGCGGCATTGCGCCGCCAGGGTGCGGCCGGCTGCGTAGTGCTGGGCGAGCCGGCCTACTACGGCCGCTTCGGCTTTGCCGCGCAGCCCGGACTGGTGCTGCCGGGCGTGCCGCCGGAATACTTCCAGGCGCTGGCCTTCGACGGCGCCCCTGCGGTCGGTACGGTCAGCTATCACGACGCCTTCAACGCCACCGCCTGA